The region TGGCAACTCTCAGATACCATCACGTAAAGGCATTTCAAATCATGTCACACAAACACAGGCATGTTGCACCTCAGTGTAACTTTAAATAGGGTGCTTGGCAGGCGATTGgatggaaggaaaaaaaaaagataattatgGCTGATGAGCGGGAGGCTGCATGCGGTGACAGTGTGACAAGTGAAAGCTCTTTAATTTGTTGGATCAGATAGTGACACGCTCCATCAGAAGATGGGAAAAACCTTTTCATTTGTACAAAATAAATCTGGAAAGGGGGTCAATTAGCATCAACCGTTAGACAACCCATGACAAGCTATATATTATCACCTGGTACAGTCAGACTAATGAGAGAGGAAACGAGGATATTCAGCCGCATCGGACTGAATTCAGAAACGGTAGTTCATGGGCAATCATAAGCAATGGGACTGACATACACGTTCTTCACATGCCGATGTTATGGCACTGCGCTTTAACTCAGCAGAAGGCATCATGTTATGACCAGGATTTTTCTATTACATGGAAGtgtattatttatttgacaatatATAACAATCGGTAACAGTAGATTCAATACTTACAAATACTCTAATGATGCTAGTAAGACTTTTACATCACTTTAGGGTAGTATATTGTCTCTACTTTGTATCTGAAAcatactgggaaaaaaaaaagttaacctaAAAACTGTGCTGGTATTATTCAAGTCAAAACTATTAATTAACATCACTGAACCAACCTGAatatattaggttacaccaacgaaAATTATTTTAAGGCTTGGATCAGGTAGAAATATCTCTTTAAGGTAAcatttgcaggttaccactttttttagTGAAAACTAGGCAAGTAGAAGTACTTATAATTCTTATAGCAGTTAATCCTTGAATAGTTACTTTAAAACATTTGTGCagattttgactttattcttgttttgttttatttatttatttatttatttttattttttatttcacccATTTGTACACAAAAAGcacaacaattttattttattttatttacttgttacCATGGGGTTGTGGTATATGGTGGCTTGAATCCTCAGATTTacaattaaataatgaataatgccACAAGGAAAGTTGATATTTTTAATATCACCCATTGAGACCAATACAGAGCCAGAGTTCTTTACCAGTGCCTTATTTGTTGCAATGACAGGTGCAGTGAACCCCTCTACAGTATATTGATTTGGAGGACCTAGAGGTATGTGACATCATTATGAGGATTGACCTTCTCCTGCTCTGCCCTCTAGTCTTAGAGCAGATGAACGTTGCTGAGACTCTGGCTTTGCTACTGGCCTGTAGTTACTGGTGTATCACGCAAACATTTTTGACATGTTATTTGCTTGGCTGACCTCCTATTTCACCTCAGTCTCTCAAGTCTAATCAAACACTCCCAGGTTTTACCCTTATTTGAGGAAGCAGTCAGTCTTTGAATGTAGTGCTTCTTTTTCCAAGCCTTCCATTGCTGTTACAATTCCTTCAATTGTCCTGTAGTCTTTTCAACATAGATTGTGTGCAAGGACAGAAGTGGATCTAAAAACTACTTATTTAGAGATAATTGCTAAGGCCATGTCCTTTTGTGTGCCTACTGGTTCAAACCCTAGTGAACGCCGACCTCATGCCTTTGCATACAAAGAGTTCTGAGCATGTTGAAAGCTGCTGCTGTGAATGAAACTCTTGCTATTGAGAGCAGGGAAGAAAGAGAGACTTTTCCTTCTCTGTATcttactctctcactcacacacacacacattctcgaTTTCTCCCTCTCTAAATATCCTGCACACTCCCACACGCATGGCACATTTGCAATCTTTCTTGTTACTTTTTATCTCTCCCTTACTTTATCTTAAGTTTTCTCTTCCTTTCTCATATTCTGGTGATGCATCCTTTGTCCCTGTGTTCTTAGAGCAAGCTGCAGTGACTGTGTTGGTGGCACAAAGGAGCGGTGGGTATTAAAACAGCTGTCTCTGGTGGTCTGGATGTAATTGGGATTGTTAACGTGCCTGGCTCCTGAGGGATGCTCATGAGAATGTCTTTGTGTACAGCACACAAGCTCCACAGCGGCACCTTGATTCTGATGTATGTCAAAAAAAGCAAACAAGTCACCTGAGCTACTGTACATCAAGAATGGCTGTTATTTTGCCTCCCCTTTTTCTTCCTTCTGTTTTGGGTTGTTGCTACTGGTGcagttatttatgtgtaaaaaaaaaaaaaaaaggtatgtgAAGCTCAATTTTTAGGCAGAGTTCCTATGAGAGCAACCTTTTTTTTTCATGAGGAAAAAACAAAGGTGTATTTATGAGCATGAGGACATAGCTTCTGAAGAAGGAGAAAACATCTTTGCAAACCAAGCCGCTGAAAGCACCTGTCTGGTAAGACAAATTGAAGCACAATATCATCAAATAAGAGACAGATTCAGATaccatggagagagagagagagagagagagagagagagagagagagagagaggggtgaaAAATTACCTGAGAAAGGGTGAAAAAgaaatttttcatatttaaatatgaaaccTTTTTACCTACTCAAATGCAATGCAATTTAAAATTGCTTGATTATTTGTAGATCTGCACAAGGAAATTAAATGCATCTGTATGTGCAAACATTATGTGGCAATTGGTAGTTTAAGGgattaaacatgttttaaattgACATCATATTCATTTTAACCTATGTGCATCTAGAATGTACTGTATTAAAGCTTAGCACTTAAATCTCCGTGATAAATACACTTCTTAACGCTACAGTGAGCAAAAACGACTCAGAGCGGAACCCAGTTGATTTATTTGACGTTAGATATACTTTTGTGTGCTTCGTTGTGAATGAAAATTTCATTTGCCTATTTAGCGGTGGTGAAATATAAATGATTTCGTTAAAGTTTCATCATAAATCAGTCTTTGGTATACACAAGGAGACATTGATTGGGATTTGAGTCTCCTGAGCAAGCGCGACAGGGGTGGCCCTCCCATCTGGGTTGTAGCTGTACTTCTCAGCAACCGGACGACTCCTGCATCATCGCCAACAATTTTGTCATTGCCACGGGACGTATTTCGCATCGACATATGAGGATCACAAGAAACCGTGAAAATTGCTGATTAGCCTTGGCGAtcgtctttattattattattattattattattattattattattattattaatattattattattatttagaaaagCTAATCACTAACGTCATAAACGTAATCTTTATTAGCTTATGTGTTTAGAATTGTTACAGTCTgggttaattttcattttagtccAAATTATTGACAACTATtaaagtcatatgaattactgaTGTATTGTTAACTTGTTTGGGTGCAGTTGTTTCAAACAGAGGAAAACCTTTTCTTATTTACCGGTCATTTCCTAATTAGTTTAAATGTGATGAAAACCCGGCCTTTATGACCTTGACAAAGTGATACATGCTGGCATATTCAGTGTATTATTACGTACTTGATGGAAAATCTGCCAATGGACAATGCATTTATACGTAATaggttagtatatatatatatatatatatatatatatatatatatatatatatatatatatatatatatatatatatctgttagttcatgttaaaattTGCATCTCATGTTGGCTATGCACTTTAACGTCGCTCGCTATCATGCATCAATTACCCCATCCAATGGACTCGGATAGATTAAACAAATTAGACAAGCCTTGTTAATTAGAACATGATTAAAGGTTTTTAATTAAATCACTGATCAAGTAGTCTAATTAGAACGAAGATATGATAATGGCCCGCTGCGACAAGTGTATAATTGTATTGAGTTTGCAATTAAATCCTAAAGAGTTGTAAAAAATCCACTTTTCCGTGTCATTAATGAAATACTTCACACACTGTAGTCTATTCTGTTGTACCATCAAATTCATAATGCAAGCTCAATGGTGACTCAAATGGTTTGTCTACTTATTATTTCCATAACAGGGACAACTAATACAATTCGTCACCatcctaaataaaataaaagcaggtTAATTGTTGAGAGGCTCTCTaacaaatatttaatgtattttgatTTAATATCTCTATATTTCACTGGACTTCGCTATAATGAAAGGATAGTCTTGCGTTTTACTTTGATTTATTTCACCCAATAGGGACAGCAGTTGATGGAGCTGTCTATGATGATTTCTTTATATTCATTCACGCTTCTCCGTGACTACTTTCCAAAGCCTCCTCCAGTTACGAATTAAATAGCGTTCATTTTtcagatttgaaatattttcccCATAGTGAAATTTCAAGATTTTAGtgttaatgtattattattattattattattattattattattattattattattattgctattattgtTATTGCTATTGTTGTATCCCCATATAATATTGTGATGTTAAGTGTTTAATTTTAGAATACGAATTCTCATTTTCTCCTTTAAACTattgttttttcttcaataaTTTTATTGAAGTAGGATACAATACCAGCTGCAGTCATTCCAACTGCCCATGCGCAGAGTCCCCAGCGGCGCTGAGGCTAATGAAGAATAATAAATCATGAAAGGTTTTTTTAGGTACAGCCGAGTGAGTGTGTAAGAGGAAAGGGGGTGAGAGAAtgggtgagcgagagagagagagagagaaagagagagagagagagagagagagagcgagagatacTGCCCTTCGCCTTAGAGCACAGACAGATCGAGTCCCCGCAGCATTGAATGTAGTCGACTGTCACCTTCATCTCATAAGCACATTCAACAAGAATCGGGATAAAGGTTAAAAAGCGATATTATTTTTAACAACGTCATTTTGGAGAGTTGCGCGAAAGGAAGAGAGAAGATACTTTTTCCCCCACTCGTTTTCAAACGTGGGCAGAGAGAAACTCACCAAAGACTTCACCTGCGCGTTGTTGTAACATAGTTTGAAAGGACGGAGGAAAGGGCGATTGAAAATTCGATTCAAGGATCAAGGAGTTTACCGACAGCGCGCGCTCAATGCGTAAGTTTGCACGGCTTTTACTAGTGCTCGCGACACGTCTCAAGCCACGGTGCGACGAAGCGACCAAGAGATCGTTCTCTCAGACCATTAGGTAGTAATTGATGTGCTATCAAGAGACTTGGAGCATCACCTTCTTCAAGTTCCACTTTGCAACGCCACTTGTATCAGCCACCGACTTCAGACTTCCGAGCAGCGACTGGGCTTGAACTCCAGTCGAAGAAGGCGGGGTCTTAACTTATTAAAAGGAACTCGCCGAGGCTCGGTCGCAAATATGATGATGATGTCTCTGAACAGCAAGCAGGCGTTTGCCATGCCCCACACCAGCCTGTCCGAGCCCAAATACTCCAGTTTGCATTCGTCATCCTCTTCCACTTTGACATCCAACGCGCCCTCGTCCTCCTGCTCGTCGTCCAGACACAGCAGCAGCACGATCAGCAGCAGCGGCAGCTCGGAGGCGATGCGCCGAGCATGTCTCCCAACCCCACCGGTACGTATTCTGCATAATCACCGCTTAAAGGCACATTTTGACAGCCCACTTTTTCCGCTTGATGTTTTTTTCATGGTTGCACAGCAAATCACCCCACACCTCCATTTCCCCCTCCCAACTTATGTATTCAGTCGGGTTTGCCTTGCGTATTAATTTTTATGACCTGGGATGTTGCATGTGTCTTGTTTTGTGTGTTCTTTTTTAGGCTTGCTTTTTTTACATGCTGGAAATGTTTTAAAACCACGGAGTGGCGCGCGAATTCCCTGCTGACAGTTATGTGTGCATTCTATTTGAAATTGCAGAGCAATATATTCGGGGGATTGGATGAGAGTTTGTTGGCCCGCGCGGAAGCTCTGGCGGCGGTGGATATAGTCTCGCAGACCAAAAGCCATCATCACCCTCCTCACCACAGCCCCTTCAAGCCGGACGCAACCTACCACACCATGAACACGCTTCCTTGCACCTCCTCGTCCTCCTCGTCCGTGCCCATCTCGCACCCGTCGGCTCTTGCgagccaccaccaccaccaccatcaccaccaccaccaccagccgCACCAGGCACTTGAGGGGGACCTGCTGGATCACATCACCCCTGGACTGGCACTTGCCGGAGCCATGGCAGGGCCAGACGGCTCGGTCGTTTCCACGCCTGCGCACCCTGCCCACATGGCAGGCATGAACCACATGCACCAAGCTGCCATCAACATGGCTCACGCCCATGGGTTGCCATCCCACATGAGCTGCATGAGCGACGTGGATGCAGATCCCAGGGACTTGGAAGCATTCGCTGAGCGCTTTAAACAGCGTCGGATCAAACTTGGTGTGACCCAAGCGGATGTAGGGTCAGCCCTGGCCAACCTGAAGATCCCAGGCGTTGGCTCTTTAAGCCAGAGTACCATCTGCCGATTTGAATCTCTCACGTTGTCTCACAACAACATGATCGCGCTGAAGCCCATCCTGCAAGCCTGGCTCGAGGAAGCTGAGAAGTCACACCGGGAGAAACTGAATAAACCGGAGCTCTACAACGGGGCCGAGAAGAAGAGGAAGCGGACCTCCATCGCGGCCCCCGAGAAAAGGTCCCTCGAAGCCTATTTTGCTATTCAACCGCGTCCGTCATCAGAGAAAATCGCAGCGATCGCAGAGAAGCTGGACCTCAAAAAGAACGTAGTGCGGGTTTGGTTTTGCAACCAGAGGCAGAAACAAAAACGCATGAAATACTCGGCCTGCGTCTAGCTCGACCAAAAATCGATCTGAAGACCAACACGTGTCGAGAGACTCCTAAAACTGTTTAAAGACGATTTGTAAAATATTTCTTATCTCACTCCTTTTTCAATCATCAGTAACTTGTTTATTGATCCAGAATTCCATGACATTCAAAAGAGACTGAAAATACCAAATCACTGTCACGTTTTACGCAAAGGGGATGTGGAATCATTTAAAGGATCGTTTGACTGATCAAGTAAGACCATTCGTTTTTCCTCACTCATTAAAGCACACTTTCTATATCAGAGGAGCAAGACTGCAGCCTGCCTGAACCTTAACATAGGcctatttttttgtgatttaccAGAAAGTGTTCCATTAAGTACAAATCCTGAGAAGAGCTTGGCAGTGTCTGTCAGTGTTTTATAATTGAAGTATTTCTTTCTCAGCATGCCAAGTTAATTCAGGGTCCATTAGAGGAAAAGAGGATATCAAGTTCAAGAACTATTCTGCAAACACAGTCAGATAATATAACAGCTCGTTGTAAATTATTGCTGtaacatacatatttttttctttcataattaGTCTATCGTCTTCTTAATTCCACTTCTATGATTTTACGATTTAACGATAAACCTAGCCTAAAAATTAGGCATTTGAtgaagttttcttttcttttttttttttttttttttttttttcttatgaagGCAGGTGGATTTAGCACGTACATTTGATATAACTTAAATAGAACATATTGGATATACTGAACACGAGGAGAGGCTACATTGTTGTTTTTTAGAGATGGGATTTGTTCAGCCAAATATCTGTTGCAATACGCCTGCGCTCTAACGTGGCCACGTTTCTTATGAACTATTTATCATGTGAGGTAATGTTTACTTCATTACATATTTATTGGGATTCCCTCCATACGTTTTTgcttgggaaaaaataaataaataaaaaaaaatcatattgacaaaacaagaaaaaacgtGTCCCTCTGCAAATGGGGAAGACTGTTTGAAAcaagccatttttttatttaatgctcgAGATGGCACAGTCGAGAGACATGAATATGAGAACATTTTGTTTAGAATTATTTTCATGTATGTTATCTggtaatttatttgtataaatatacGCGTATGATTATGGAGTCGTTGCTTGTTAAATTCACCATGTTTAGTAATGTTTTCTTAATGAAAAAGAACAGTTCCATGGAAGCATACACGTAAAATGTAAATATCTCATTTGGACATACACATAAGATATCCGAACAGGTATTTGCTGTATTGCTGTTTTAGCTGCGGTAACTGTATTGTCTGTTGGTTTAGGTTTAATtgtcggttctattcattaatttattacatCAATGTATATTTAAGTTACCATTTGATAAATGAATTGAACTATGTGTTTCATTAAAGaacaaaattttaacattttattgaacGTTCTCAATGGGTTCATTTATATTCAAAGGCCTAATCAGAAGATTGCAAACGTCCAGTGCTTTTATTATACGTTAAATAGATCAagggatttttttctctctcttgatCTTATTTTGCTCAAAGTGTGGGATGACATGTGTCTGTACCACCAATTGACAAgctgtatttttttcttatttatattTCAAGACATAAAAaggcaaaacaaataaaataaataaaaataaattgtttctctgaaaaaaataaaaaaataaaaaaataaataaaaaagacataaGCCACGCTTGGTATTTTCACAAGCATTCCAAACCCTTGGAAGCCTACCTGAGAGCAAATGCTAATATTCTATTAGAGTCTAATCATGAAGTCTATAGAGATCTGGGGAGGTCCCCCGAGCACAGTGCTGCCAGATGTCAGGCCGCCAGAAAAACACCTCGCCTGCCAACGTGCCGGGCTCCATTTAAATCCTCAGTCGATGGTTCTCGTTCTTCTACCGACATAGGCAGCCCTTTGAAGACTGACTCAGTTCACTGTTAGGCcgtgtgagaaaaaaataaaaaaaaataaataaaatcgacACGAGTGTCATCTCTGTAGCGCCGCTCATGTCATGGCATTCTAGGCGCACCGATTGCTTTCAGCACCAAGGACAGCCACCCGAACAGAGGACATTTTCACTATTAATGTTTCCTTCCCGTTTTTACAGGGATTTATCAGATGAAGAATGCaatttgcatttcttttttttttctttgaaaaaagaaagagagaaaaaagctaaaatgaatatttttacaaatttgtAATTTTTAACGTTCATAAATATGTGAACTTCTGTGGAGCACACAACAATACATTTTGCTACCAAAACAATTGGAAGACATTTAATAATAACTCTGATCTGCAAAATTCTTGTACACAAACTATCGCCTAATGTCCTAAGTAATACCTAATGGCGACACCTATAATGTTATAATTACACCAATCATGTCAGTTTTCAATTTGTTAAGAGTAGGCCTATTGGTTGAATTTGTGATGCTGACATGTTCTCATCATTTCTAACCTGCTTTAATGGAGGAAATCAGTTCTCCTAATCGAGCCGATTACTTAACACGCTTATATGAACGAATTATTAAATTACACATGGAATTATGAAAAGCTGATAATTATCAGTGAGTAAGTAATCATTAAGTGGAGCTGTTAATTACAGTCGGGCATCGAGGGCTCGCCGAGAATGGAAATGAAGAGGCTACTCACTGCCTGCTAGAAGAAACGGCCTATCCCAAGCGAGCATACCCCCTATTTAACCTTCACATAGGTGCGAACAATATCGATCTGTTTTTCCTGATAGAAAATCAGTCAGGGGTAAACGGAGAGTTAAGACtaaaataaaggtgcattcaATACACACGCGGGTTCGCTTAACCTGTTATATTTGAGATGTCTGTTTCAAGGAAAAGGGAATGTGTCATTTTTATAAAGAAGGGGCAGCGACCTGTTAGTAGCTgtatcacatactgtacatgtgatTCGTATGCTTAAAAATCATGGTGGTCACACTCAAAAGGGAAAGGGCAGCGCTGTTTCCCTTTGTTATAATTAGGCCTTCTGTTTTCTTTCTCTTGCCCCCCTGAAACATTTCCTCCCATTCACAGGGATAGTGATGAAAATTTAATGAAGCCAGGGACTGTCGGTGCTCCGCCTGGGGACCTGCGAATAGAATATTTTAACTGTACATTTACCCCCAAGTGTCTGCCATCAAAGCACGTTAAGGCAAACCAAAGGCCTCTGACGTGTTGGAGACACTAGAACCCCTTATTTTAGTGCTTGAACGTTTATTGTCTTGTCACTGCAGTccattgcattttatttatttgtttaattattgtgtgtatgtatgggCAGGTTTTAGTTGTTtaagaggactttttttaggttacaaactggtaattacaagggtattatgcaataaatgtggtttatgaggacatttctagtgtccccataatacaaatcgcttaaaaaaaaaaaaaaaaaaaacatactaaacgatgttttattgaaaatgtaaaaattcagaacattttttgtaagggttaggtttaggggtagggttagggttagggg is a window of Myxocyprinus asiaticus isolate MX2 ecotype Aquarium Trade chromosome 8, UBuf_Myxa_2, whole genome shotgun sequence DNA encoding:
- the LOC127445472 gene encoding POU domain, class 4, transcription factor 2-like, which translates into the protein MMMMSLNSKQAFAMPHTSLSEPKYSSLHSSSSSTLTSNAPSSSCSSSRHSSSTISSSGSSEAMRRACLPTPPSNIFGGLDESLLARAEALAAVDIVSQTKSHHHPPHHSPFKPDATYHTMNTLPCTSSSSSSVPISHPSALASHHHHHHHHHHHQPHQALEGDLLDHITPGLALAGAMAGPDGSVVSTPAHPAHMAGMNHMHQAAINMAHAHGLPSHMSCMSDVDADPRDLEAFAERFKQRRIKLGVTQADVGSALANLKIPGVGSLSQSTICRFESLTLSHNNMIALKPILQAWLEEAEKSHREKLNKPELYNGAEKKRKRTSIAAPEKRSLEAYFAIQPRPSSEKIAAIAEKLDLKKNVVRVWFCNQRQKQKRMKYSACV